In the Topomyia yanbarensis strain Yona2022 chromosome 3, ASM3024719v1, whole genome shotgun sequence genome, one interval contains:
- the LOC131688396 gene encoding uncharacterized protein LOC131688396, producing the protein MPVVQSQQNNENESVDQQHQELASVASSTESFHGFDEWEARMDELSKKEYEKAIRQRNQVKMKLVRIKRTLVSNQSIGLAQLNVLSKGLSSTYTEYSQLHTKIVGLVPDEALEEQELEYADYENLHYGVSNVIEELILAAKAADIPLPPDSPTAPQVVIQQQPLKAPIPTFDGNYAAWPKFKAIFQDLMANSGDSDAIKLYHLDKALLGEAAGVLDTKVLSEGDYDHAWDILTDRYENQRVIVESHICGLLTLKKMTAESHKELRALLSEATRHVESLRYLEQEMTGVSEHMIVYLIISALDKSTRKSWEGTQKKGQLPKYIQTIEFLKSRCQILENCDAAFHTVNPTGQKPKQFQQLPKNVPQKSHTVSTNMTQACEICGGAHRNIQCTALNNLNLSQKNERIRAAGVCFNCLRKGHRCRDCPSDKSCRKCHRRHHTLLHDDGAPSQDTKTNVTPPAESVTNPPAMLAAPILPMMEQKNTPTVDPPVSTICSSNFAQSIKTVLLLTAVVHVFDKKNRRFTCRVLLDSGSQVNFVTEELTNRLALPKKPANVPITGVNALRTLARSKVTLKIQSRVSNFNASLECLVTPKVTGTIPSSKINIEHWDLPCGVVLADPEFHTPDKVDLLIGAELFFDILKPSQLNLADDLPLLRDTHFGWIVSGVVIEPQNVNVSIQQANHATIDDIQRMMHQFWQIEEVPDVPKLSTEELACEAHFLSTYERDVSGRFIVKLPFKENFNQLNDCRTLALKRFLMLEKRLIRNPELQEQYVEFLQEYETLGHCHEVFESDDPPNQLAYYMPHHAVLRPLSSSTKCRVVFDASAKSSLTELSLNEVLQVGPVVQNDLYFIVLRFRKFKIAFSGDVSKMYRQVLHAKQDRRFLRIFWRPHPSQPLRVLELCTVTYGTASAPFLATRCLVQLVKEDGDAFPIAARIVKEETYMDDVLSGADSVEEAIEAQRQLKQLLEKGGFPIHKWCSNSQQFLEQIPAEDREKKMPMEELGVNEAIKVLGLFWDPSADMLSIANHPKSSAPADKRVTKRVIYSEIAKFFDPLGLVSPVIVLAKLLAQRLWQLKSGWDDPVDEMTAQRWQELQTSLSHLHQIAIPRCVTFGGVIAFELHGFSDSSTVAYGACVYLRSLFADGSVKLRLLTSKSKLAPLHDLSIPRKELCAALLLTRLLERVLPALDMTFREIVLWCDSTIVLAWIRKPLNQLELFVRNRIAVIQKHTSDYRWEYIRSLQNPADIVSRGQLPEVLKNSYLWWNGPEFLQTLDYEFDSPEVVPDDQLPELKGIIVTTALSIEPFPFFSRFSSFRTIQHIMGYVVRFAENCRKRPPQRQTSRHLTICELRRSTEIIIHVIQHIHLADEINRVIAKKNM; encoded by the coding sequence ATGCCGGTGGTACAGTCACAGCAAAATAACGAAAACGAGAGCGTTGACCAACAGCACCAAGAGCTCGCATCCGTTGCCAGTTCAACCGAATCATTTCACGGATTTGACGAGTGGGAAGCAAGAATGGATGAATTATCGAAGAAAGAATATGAGAAGGCAATTCGGCAGCGCAATCAAGTGAAAATGAAGTTAGTGAGGATTAAACGCACACTGGTCAGCAATCAATCCATTGGTTTAGCGCAACTTAATGTGCTTTCCAAGGGCCTGTCGTCTACATATACCGAATACAGCCAACTTCACACTAAAATAGTGGGACTGGTACCGGATGAAGCACTCGAGGAACAAGAACTAGAGTACGCGGATTACGAAAATCTACACTATGGTGTATCCAATGTGATCGAAGAGCTAATATTGGCGGCAAAAGCTGCTGACATCCCGCTTCCTCCAGACAGTCCTACCGCTCCACAAGTGGTCATTCAACAACAGCCCTTAAAAGCACCGATTCCAACGTTCGATGGAAATTACGCCGCATGGCCCAAGTTTAAGGCCATATTCCAAGATCTGATGGCTAATTCGGGGGATAGTGATGCTATCAAACTCTATCACCTCGATAAAGCGCTGCTAGGTGAAGCAGCTGGCGTGCTGGATACCAAGGTTCTAAGTGAGGGTGACTACGACCACGCTTGGGATATTTTGACGGACCGCTACGAGAACCAACGAGTTATCGTGGAATCCCATATCTGTGGTTTGTTGACACTGAAGAAGATGACAGCAGAATCCCATAAAGAACTACGAGCACTTCTGAGTGAAGCAACCCGCCACGTCGAAAGCCTCCGCTACCTCGAACAGGAAATGACTGGTGTTTCGGAACACATGATTGTGTATTTGATTATCTCAGCGCTTGACAAATCAACTAGAAAATCCTGGGAAGGAACCCAAAAGAAAGGTCAACTTCCCAAGTATATACAGACCATCGAATTTCTAAAGTCCAGGTGCCAGATCTTGGAAAACTGTGATGCAGCCTTCCATACAGTTAACCCTACAGGGCAGAAGCCAAAACAGTTCCAGCAACTTCCGAAGAATGTTCCACAGAAGAGTCATACAGTTTCTACCAATATGACGCAAGCATGCGAAATTTGTGGTGGCGCTCATCGAAATATCCAGTGTACAGCATTAAACAATCTGAACCTTTCCCAGAAGAACGAAAGAATTAGAGCCGCAGGTGTTTGCTTTAACTGCTTGCGTAAAGGGCACCGCTGCAGAGATTGTCCCTCTGATAAGTCGTGCCGCAAGTGCCATCGTCGACATCATACGCTGCTCCACGACGATGGGGCACCTAGCCAAGATACGAAAACGAATGTAACCCCTCCCGCGGAGTCAGTGACAAATCCACCAGCGATGTTGGCTGCTCCGATTCTACCCATGATGGAGCAGAAGAATACTCCCACCGTGGACCCACCTGTGTCCACCATCTGCTCGTCTAACTTCGCCCAGTCGATAAAGACGGTACTGTTGCTTACCGCAGTGGTGCATGTATTCGATAAGAAGAACCGACGCTTTACATGCCGCGTCCTATTGGACAGTGGTTCCCAGGTGAATTTTGTGACAGAAGAGTTAACCAATCGCCTGGCCTTGCCGAAAAAACCTGCGAATGTTCCGATTACTGGTGTCAACGCCTTGCGCACCCTCGCGCGTAGCAAGGTTACACTGAAGATTCAGTCCCGAGTATCTAATTTTAACGCCAGTCTCGAGTGCCTGGTAACGCCGAAGGTGACAGGTACGATCCCATCGTCTAAGATCAACATCGAACATTGGGACCTCCCCTGTGGAGTGGTTCTAGCTGATCCCGAATTCCACACGCCAGATAAGGTGGACTTACTGATCGGTGCAGAGCTATTCTTTGACATATTGAAGCCGAGTCAGCTCAATCTGGCGGATGACCTTCCGCTGTTGCGAGATACACATTTTGGATGGATCGTGTCTGGTGTTGTCATCGAACCCCAAAATGTCAACGTGTCTATTCAACAAGCCAACCATGCCACCATTGACGACATTCAGCGGATGATGCACCAGTTCTGGCAAATCGAAGAAGTGCCGGACGTCCCCAAACTTTCGACTGAAGAGTTAGCATGCGAAGCACATTTTCTTTCCACATACGAACGAGATGTTAGCGGAAGATTCATCGTTAAGCTACCGTTTAAGGAAAACTTCAACCAACTGAACGATTGCCGCACTCTAGCTCTTAAGAGATTTTTGATGCTAGAAAAGCGACTCATCCGCAACCCAGAACTACAAGAGCAGTATGTGGAGTTCCTACAGGAGTATGAAACCCTTGGACACTGCCACGAGGTCTTTGAATCCGACGATCCACCGAACCAACTTGCATACTACATGCCCCACCACGCGGTGCTGCGACCGTTAAGCTCGAGTACGAAATGTCGAGTCGTATTCGACGCTAGTGCAAAATCATCTCTAACCGAGCTGTCCCTAAACGAAGTGCTACAAGTTGGGCCCGTAGTACAAAATGATTTGTATTTCATCGTTCTGCGcttcagaaaatttaaaatagcgttttctGGAGACGTATCTAAAATGTACCGCCAAGTACTTCACGCGAAGCAAGATCGACGATTCCTGCGAATTTTTTGGAGACCTCATCCATCACAACCGCTACGGGTTCTGGAATTGTGTACCGTCACCTATGGTACTGCATCGGCACCTTTCCTAGCGACGAGGTGTTTGGTGCAACTGGTAAAAGAAGACGGCGATGCCTTTCCAATTGCCGCTCGTATAGTGAAAGAAGAAACGTATATGGACGATGTACTATCCGGAGCCGATTCGGTGGAGGAGGCCATCGAGGCTCAGCGGCAGCTGAAACAGCTCCTTGAAAAGGGAGGGTTCCCCATCCATAAGTGGTGCTCGAATTCACAACAATTTCTCGAGCAGATTCCAGCGGAAGACCGCGAGAAAAAGATGCCAATGGAAGAGCTAGGAGTGAACGAAGCTATTAAGGTGCTCGGTTTGTTTTGGGACCCGAGTGCTGATATGCTTTCCATAGCCAACCATCCGAAGTCGTCCGCTCCAGCCGACAAACGAGTCACTAAGCGAGTGATATATTCGGAAATTGCGAAATTCTTCGACCCTCTTGGGCTTGTTTCACCAGTAATCGTATTGGCGAAGCTCTTGGCTCAGCGATTGTGGCAACTCAAGTCTGGCTGGGATGATCCGGTCGACGAAATGACAGCACAAAGGTGGCAAGAACTGCAAACATCACTATCCCATTTGCATCAAATCGCTATCCCAAGATGTGTAACATTCGGCGGAGTAATTGCGTTTGAACTGCACGGTTTCTCCGATTCCTCAACGGTGGCATACGGAGCCTGCGTCTACTTGAGAAGCCTGTTTGCTGATGGCTCAGTAAAGCTACGACTACTCACCAGCAAATCGAAACTGGCTCCTCTGCATGACCTTTCCATCCCTCGCAAAGAGTTATGTGCTGCTCTCCTACTCACCCGGTTGCTAGAAAGGGTTCTACCTGCCCTGGACATGACGTTCCGGGAAATTGTATTGTGGTGCGACAGTACGATTGTCCTGGCTTGGATAAGAAAGCCACTTAATCAGTTAGAGTTGTTCGTGCGAAACCGAATCGCTGTGATCCAAAAGCATACGAGTGATTACAGATGGGAGTATATCCGATCTCTGCAAAACCCAGCCGACATTGTTTCCCGCGGGCAGCTACCGGAAGTGCTAAAAAACAGTTACCTCTGGTGGAACGGTCCTGAATTTCTCCAAACGCTGGACTACGAGTTCGATTCCCCTGAGGTCGTCCCTGATGATCAATTGCCAGAGCTCAAGGGAATAATAGTTACCACAGCTTTAAGTATTGAACCGTTTCCATTCTTCTCCAGATTCAGTAGTTTTCGTACAATTCAACACATCATGGGTTACGTAGTACGATTCGCCGAAAATTGCCGGAAACGTCCGCCCCAACGTCAAACAAGTCGACATTTGACCATCTGCGAGTTGCGTCGTTCAACAGAAATCATCATACACGTTATTCAACACATTCATTTGGCGGACGAGATTAATCGagtaattgcaaaaaaaaacatgtaa
- the LOC131690605 gene encoding coenzyme Q-binding protein COQ10, mitochondrial → MTTKALSTIKSTVLSRSPAQFQRHPLLYSTYRGLFDFTPITKTRREFAQKKLAGYSMDQLYSVVADVENYYTFVPFCKKSFVYAKKPGSLKADLIIGFPPLNESYTSNVTMVRPTLVKAECVDGRLFNYLLTAWQFSPGLKDIPQSCVIDFMVAFEFKSVLHSQLSNLFFDQIVKQMEHAFIHEAGQRFGRPSIRSHVLVSNKS, encoded by the exons ATGACAACAAAAGCATTGTCAACTATAAAAAGTACCGTGCTTTCGCGTTCACCAGCTCAGTTCCAAAGGCATCCTCTTTT GTATTCAACTTATCGCGGTTTGTTTGATTTTACTCCCATAACAAAGACAAGGCGTGAATTTGCACAGAAGAAACTAGCAGG ttattCAATGGACCAGCTCTACAGCGTAGTTGCTGACGTAGAAAATTACTACACCTTCGTGCCTTTCTGCAAGAAGTCTTTTGTGTACGCAAAAAAGCCAGGTTCGCTGAAGGCCGATCTAATCATTGGCTTCCCACCGTTGAACGAAAGTTATACTTCGAACGTGACCATGGTGCGACCTACGCTAGTCAAGGCCGAATGTGTGGACGGGCGCCTATTCAACTACCTACTGACGGCGTGGCAATTTAGCCCCGGACTAAAAGATATTCCCCAATCGTGCGTCATAGACTTTATGGTCGCTTTTGAGTTCAAATCCGTACTGCACTCGCAGTTGTCGAACCTATTCTTCGATCAGATCGTGAAACAGATGGAACACGCGTTTATCCATGAGGCTGGACAGCGATTCGGACGACCATCCATCAGGAGTCACGTGCTGGTGTCGAATAAGTCGTGA
- the LOC131691410 gene encoding peptide-N(4)-(N-acetyl-beta-glucosaminyl)asparagine amidase, translating into MTTLNESLVLAMERSNNKEGYVIGTETLLRLLDNIIREPQNAKYRTVRLENKTIKEKLMAVDGMRDLMLEIGYVEANGTLTLPATVVIAKLRKYRDFICERKELIKNPPSTSAVTFAPTTTKVLPQLEIEKTNSKPVIRAGKSFRKRIAFPKVISSNNGLLQQLEVLSDQVMQYDDDELLQSGRDIIPLEMLRIRAKEKLRRVQKMIKSGTFDDEEPLMEDLILEELVSWFKSDFFRWINAMPCSTCGNEKTELVDNLLQDGVRVEVYKCCNQLRRFFRYNDVEKLLHTRCGRCGEWANCFTFLCRALGYEARFVFSTGDHVWTEVYSARKRRWIHVDPCENAIDSPLMYEHGWKKEICYVFAFSHEDIQDVTWRYSNEHNKVQMRRVSCTEKELLEAILKLRAKRRENVSEARLKYLRKRTLDECLQLLNTRVPTQAELEGRSSGSLEWRLQRGERKLNVFYIFIPNEQEIRSEQFNLRYSCSKDIYERFLKNPAGDVILESSKSWQSRQYTSENIFRKEEHDWKMVYLARQEGTEQASISWKFDFSIQGLVVKDIRLTFRTQTYEEASIQVAYVKDDGTPLPSIRSLIGLGKFTIQAKLIGGKMWQHSQIFRQGKYDEDYPFELNVQFLRST; encoded by the exons ATGACTACTCTCAACGAATCATTGGTTCTAGCTATGGAGCGATCTAACAATAAGGAAGGTTACGTGATCGGAACCGAGACACTTTTGCGACTGCTGGACAACATCATCAGGGAACCACAGAATGCTAAATATCGCACGGTTCGGCTGGAAAATAAAACGATTAAGGAGAAACTAATGGCAGTGGATGGAATGCGGGATCTAATGCTTGAAATTGGTTACGTGGAAGCCAATGGCACCCTCACACTGCCAGCAACAGTAGTTATTGCAAAGCTACGCAAGTACCGAGATTTTATCTGCGAACGAAAGGAGCTTATAAAAAATCCCCCTTCAACTTCGGCAGTAACGTTCGCACCGACTACAACAAAAGTCTTACCTCAACTGGAGATAGAAAAAACTAATTCAAAACCGGTGATACGGGCTGGAAAATCATTCCGTAAAAGAATAGCTTTTCCAAAGGTAATAAGTTCCAACAATGGACTGCTTCAACAGCTAGAGGTTCTATCGGATCAGGTCATGCAATACGACGATGACGAACTGCTGCAGAGCGGAAGAGATATAATTCCTCTGGAGATGCTTCGGATAAGGGCTAAGGAAAAGTTACGACGGGtacagaaaatgataaaatcggGAACGTTTGACGACGAAGAGCCCTTGATGGAGGATTTGATACTTGAGGAACTGGTTAGCTGGTTTAAATCGGACTTTTTTCGCTGGATAAATGCGATGCCATGTTCTACTTGTGGCAACGAAAAGACTGAGCTGGTAGATAATCTTTTACAGGATGGCGTAAGAGTTGAAGTTTACAAATGCTGCAACCAGTTGAGAAGGTTCTTCCG TTATAACGACGTAGAGAAGCTACTGCACACTCGCTGTGGACGCTGCGGAGAGTGGGCAAACTGTTTTACATTCCTCTGCCGGGCTTTGGGTTACGAAGCTCGGTTTGTTTTTTCAACTGGTGATCACGTTTGGACCGAGGTATATTCCGCTCGGAAACGCCGTTGGATTCACGTGGACCCATGTGAAAACGCTATCGATTCGCCGTTGATGTATGAACACGGTTGGAAAAAGGAAATATGCTATGTGTTTGCGTTTTCCCATGAGGACATCCAGGATGTTACCTGGAGATATTCGAACGAGCACAATAAGGTACAGATGAGAAGAGTGAGTTGTACGGAGAAGGAACTGCTGGAGGCGATATTGAAGCTGCGGGCAAAGAGAAGGGAGAATGTTTCAGAAGCAAGGCTGAAATATTTGCGAAAGAGAACTTTGGATGAATGTCTGCAGCTTTTGAATACGCGAGTACCGACGCAGGCCGAGCTTGAGGGAAGAAGTTCGGGTAGCTTGGAATGGAGGCTCCAACGTGGGGAGAGAAAGCTGAatgttttttatatatttattccgAATGAGCAGGAAATTCGGTCTGAACAGTTCAATTTGCGGTATTCTTGTTCGAAAGACATCTACGAGCGGTTTCTCAAGAACCCAGCGGGAGACGTTATACTCGAGAGTTCCAAAAGTTGGCAAAGCAGACAGTATACTAGCGAGAATATATTCCGAAAAGAGGAACACGACTGGAAAATGGTCTATCTTGCAAGGCAGGAGGGAACAGAGCAGGCGTCGATTAGTTGGAAGTTTGATTTCTCCATTCAAGGATTAGTAGTTAAGGATATTCGACTTACATTCCGGACACAAACGTACGAAGAGGCCTCTATTCAAGTAGCTTATGTGAAGGATGACG GAACACCACTGCCTTCGATTCGCAGCCTCATCGGATTAGGTAAGTTTACGATACAAGCGAAACTTATCGGAGGCAAAATGTGGCAACATTCGCAAATTTTCCGTCAAGGTAAATACGACGAAGATTATCCATTCGAATTGAATGTACAGTTTTTACGATCGACGTAA